Proteins from a genomic interval of Niabella soli DSM 19437:
- a CDS encoding YdeI/OmpD-associated family protein: MKKQAAISFSTTLLQFAEHGEKSGWTYVEVPAALAQELLPGNKKMFQVKGQIDDHKIAGAWLLPMGGGDFILPVNAPMRKAIHKRTGAMVAVQLALDTHKYKLNEELMDCLAEEPEALHFFKSLPPSRQNYFSKWVDAAKTDETKATRIARCIYGLQRKWDYGQMIRFYKGKV; the protein is encoded by the coding sequence ATGAAGAAGCAAGCAGCAATATCTTTTTCAACCACATTGCTCCAATTTGCTGAGCACGGAGAAAAATCGGGCTGGACTTATGTTGAAGTGCCTGCGGCGCTTGCTCAGGAATTACTACCCGGTAATAAAAAAATGTTCCAGGTAAAAGGGCAGATAGATGATCATAAGATAGCCGGAGCGTGGTTGTTACCGATGGGCGGGGGCGATTTTATTTTACCCGTGAATGCGCCGATGCGAAAAGCGATCCATAAGAGGACCGGAGCGATGGTGGCAGTGCAATTGGCACTGGACACCCATAAATATAAATTGAATGAGGAGTTGATGGATTGTCTGGCAGAAGAGCCCGAGGCCCTGCACTTTTTCAAATCCCTGCCTCCCTCCCGTCAGAACTATTTCAGCAAATGGGTAGATGCCGCAAAGACGGACGAAACAAAAGCCACTCGTATTGCCCGTTGTATTTACGGGTTACAGCGTAAATGGGATTATGGCCAGATGATCCGGTTTTATAAGGGGAAGGTATAA